In the Haloarcula salinisoli genome, ACACTGGGGGTTTCGCTCGCCCGCGCGGCGGTCGTCTCGACGGCGGCCACTCGCTCGCGAAGGTTCGCCACGAGTTCGGTCGCCCGCTCGTCGCGGTCGATGGCCGCGCCGACGCGGTGGATACTCTCGAAGAGGCCATCGAGGCTGTGGATGTCCAGCGTCAGCACCTCGGCGTCCAGCCCCAGCTCCCTGACGGCGTCCTCGACCAGCACGTGGTCGACGGCACAGACGTCACAGACGCCCTGCGTGATGACGACGTCGGGGTCGACCGCCGCGAGCGCCTCGCGGTCGACGGCGTAGACCCCCTCGCCCGCCTCGGCCTCGGCGACCTGCTCGTTTATCTCGCTGCTCGAGGCCTCCGGGTCTACCCGGGAGCGGTTGACCGAGGGCTGCTCGCGGGCCGCCGGCGGGTAGTCACACTCGTGTGAGACCCCGACCGGCTCGACCCCGAGCGCGTAGACGATCTCCGTGGCGGACGGCAGCAGGGTGACGACGCGCATGGGATGGCTACGACCGCCCGGACCTAAAGACTCGCGTCCGGCCAGCCATCGTTCGTTACGCTTACCCCCGACGACCGCGCAGTCGCTCGTATGAACGTCAAATCGCGCCACCACCTCCGCTCGGACGCGGTCGACGACATCGCCGACGCGCTCGCGGACAACCTCGGCGTCGAACTGGACGCCGATAGCTTCGAGAAAGTCGAGTTCGAGGACAGCGACTGGGACGTCGTCCTCGTCGACGGGGAGCCCTACGTCCTGTATGTCGAAGAGGACGAACCGTTCCTCACGGTCCAGGGCGCCAACGCCCATCCGCCGGAGAAACATATCGTCACCGTCGATACGGGCGCAATCTCGTTCGTCTCCGACGGTGCCGACATCATGCGCCCCGGCATCACCGAGGCCGACGAGGACATCAGCGATGGCGACCTCGTCGCCATCAACGAGGAGGCCCACGGGAAGTTCCTCGCTATCGGCCGGGCGATGGCCGACGGGTCGGATATGGTCGGCGAGTCGGGGAAGGTCGTCGAGTCCATCCACCACGTGGGCGACGACCTCTTCGAGTTCTCGGTTTAGGGCCGGAAACGCGAGGGTTCGGTTCAAATCTCCCGCTCGGCCATCATGTCTGACGTAAAGTTGAAACGGGTAGCGCCCGCTCTCCGTGATATGGGACTAATGAGCAAGATTCTCGGCGAGTCGGGGCCGTCCCGGAAGACGGACGACTACGTCGAACTGAA is a window encoding:
- a CDS encoding cobalamin-binding protein → MRVVTLLPSATEIVYALGVEPVGVSHECDYPPAAREQPSVNRSRVDPEASSSEINEQVAEAEAGEGVYAVDREALAAVDPDVVITQGVCDVCAVDHVLVEDAVRELGLDAEVLTLDIHSLDGLFESIHRVGAAIDRDERATELVANLRERVAAVETTAARASETPSVAVLDWLDPVMVAGHWIPEMVELAGGQYGMAEHGAHSRPREWTEVTEYDPDVLVAAPCGFDIDQTRENLADLTERTGFDDFRAVREERAYVMDGHHYVNRSGPRLVDTLEYLASLCHPDLFDAPPRDAVVELAPLRA
- a CDS encoding RNA-binding protein, which gives rise to MNVKSRHHLRSDAVDDIADALADNLGVELDADSFEKVEFEDSDWDVVLVDGEPYVLYVEEDEPFLTVQGANAHPPEKHIVTVDTGAISFVSDGADIMRPGITEADEDISDGDLVAINEEAHGKFLAIGRAMADGSDMVGESGKVVESIHHVGDDLFEFSV